Genomic segment of Streptomyces sp. NBC_01210:
CAGCCGGCCCCGGCCCCGGCCGCGCCGCAGAACGCGGGCGGCGCCGCGGACTTCACGCCGTTCTGGTTCGCGGTGCCGGTGGCCCGCCCGCTGTACGGCGAGGACGGTTCGCCGACCCCGATCGCCGAGCTCGCGCCCGGCACCTGGTACCTCGCGGTCGAGCAGCGCGGTCCCGGCCTGGTGGCCCAGACGCAGGACGGCCGTCGTGGCGTGCTGCAGGACACCGCGGGCATCCAGCGCGGCTGACGCGAACAGCGGTCCGCAGAGCGGCCCCTCGCCCTTCCGGGCGGGGGGCCGTTGGCGTACCCTGACGCACCGTCAGAAACGTATCGCTGGAGGGGACACGGCATGCGACTCGGACTCGCTCTCGGCTACTGGGGCCGCGGCCCGGACCCCGCCCATCTCGATCTCGCGCGCGAGGCCGAGCGCCTCGGCTACGACTCCGCATGGACGGCGGAGGCCTGGGGTTCCGACGCCTTCACCCCGCTGACCTGGATCGCCGCGCACACCTCCCGCATCCGACTCGGCACGGCGGTGGCGCAGATGGCCGCCCGCACCCCCACCGCCACCGCGATGCACGCGCTCACCCTGGACCATCTGTCCGGCGGCCGGATGATGCTCGGACTCGGTCTGTCGGGGCCGCAGGTGGTGGAGGGCTGGTACGGCCGTCCGTTCCCGAAGAGCCCGCTGACGGCGACCCGCGAGTACGTCGATGTGATCCGCCAAGTGCTGAGGCGCGAGGCCCCAGTTGAACTGGCGGGCCGCTTCCACTCCCATCCGTACCGAGGAGAGGACTCCACCGGCATCGGCAAGGCACTCAAGCCGATCACGCATCCGCTGCGCGCCGGGCTGCCGCTCCTGCTGGGCGCGGAGGGTCCGAAGAACATCGCCCAGACGACGCGTATCGCCGACGGCTGGCTGCCGCTGTACTGGTCGCCGATGCGTACGGACGTCTACGAGGCCTCGCTCACCGACCTTCCCGAAGGCTTCCTGATCGCCCCCATGGCCCGCGCCAAGGTCTGCGACGACGTCGCCGAAGGGCTGCTGCCGGTCAAGGCGATGCTCGGCTTCTACATCGGCGGTATGGGCCACGCTGCACGGAACTTCCACGCCGATCTGATGGCCCGGATGGGCTTCGAGTCCGAGGCCCGCCATATCCAGCGACTGTTCGCCGACGGCCGCCGCGAGGAAGCCGTGCTTGCCGTGCCCGACGCCTTCGCCGACGAGATCTCGCTGGTCGGGCCGCGCGAACGGATCGCGGAACGCCTGGAGCTGTGGCGCAAGGGCCCGGTCACGGACCTGCTGGTGACCGCTCCGGACCCGCACACTTTGCGCGTCCTTGCGGAGCTCAACTCATAGGCGCGCTAGCCCGGTTGGGAGGCGTACCGGCAGCTCCGTCCCGAGCCCGTTGTACGTCGAGGGTTTCACACGCTCACAAGCGGTAACCCGATGCCCATGAGTCCTCGTCATCACAACGGAACGAATCAGGCCGCGGCGGTCATCATGATCGTTGCCGATGTCATGGCCGTCATCCTCGGCCTCTGGATCCTGATGTACCTGCTGGACGCCAACCGCGCCAACGACTTGGTGAGCTTCATCCAGGACGCCGCACACTGGCTCGCCGGCTGGTCCTACGACCTGTTCACCTTCGACGACGCCTGGGCGCGCGTCGTCGCCGGCTACGGCCTGGCGGCGGTGGTGTACCTCTTCATCGGCCATGCGGTGGCGGGCCGGCTGCGGAGGTACTAACCGGTGACCGGGGGAGCCTTCCCCACCCCGCCCCGTCCCGTAACCGGGGCTCCGCCCCCGACCTCGCGCCTCAACCGCCGGCGGGGCTTAATTTGCCCCGGTGGGCTTCAAGTTCCGGACAGGCGGAACTTGAAGCCCGTCCGGCGATTGAGGACACGCCCGGAGGGCGGCGTACGGGGGCCCGGGGGCAGAGCCCCAGCCGGCAGGGCCTAGCAGCACTCCGGCGCGAGCCCCCGCGGCAGTCGCTCCCCGCCGAACACCGCAACCGTCGCCTCGTCCCCCCCGAGCGCGGCCACCGCCAGCAGCAGCGAACCCGCCGTCCAGGCGGTGAGTTCCTCCGGCCACACGGCCCGGTTGCCCTCGAAGACGTACCCCGTCCAGTACATGCCGCCCTCGGCGCGCAGATGCTGGATGGACTGAAGGATCTCCAGCGCCCGGTCGGACTCGCCCATCACCCACAGCGCCAGGGCGAGTTCGCAGCTCTCACCGCCGGTCACCCACGGGTTGGGCAGCACGCACCGTACTCCGAGGCCCGGTACGACGAAGTCGTCCCAGCCGGCCTCGATACGGGACTTGGCCTCCGCACCCGTCAGTGCACCGCCGAGGACCGGGTAGTACCAGTCCATCGAGTAGCGGCTCTTGTCGAGAAAACGCTCCGGGTGCCGGCGGATCGCATGCGCGAGCGCGCCCGCCGCCAGCTCCCAGTCGGGCTGCGGCTCTTCGCGCTCCTCGGCGATCGCCAGCGCGCAGCGCAGCGCCTGGTGGACCGACGAACTGCCGGTCAGCAGCGCGTCATTGACCGCCGTGCCGTCCGCCTCCCGCTTCCAGCCGATCTGGCCGCCGGGCTGCTGCAGCGCCAGTACGAACTCGATCGCGGCGTAGACGGCCGGCCACATCCGGTCGAGGAACCCCTCGTCGCCGGTGGCCAGGAAGTGGTGCCAGACGCCGACGGCGATATACGCGCAGAAGTTGCTCTCACGGCCCCGGTCGGTGGGCCGGTCCGCCTCGCCGTCGTGATACGCGGCGTACCAGGACCCGTCCTCGTTCTGATGCCGTATCAGCCACTCGTACGCGCGGGCCGCGGCCTCGTGCTCGCCCGCCGCGTCCAGCGCCATGGCCGCCTCGGTGTGGTCCCACGGGTCGAGGTGATGCCCCCGGAACCACGGGATCGCGCCGTCCTCGCGCTGCACGGCGAGTATCCCGGCAACGGTCTCAAGGGCTTCCTCCGCGGTGAGGACCCCGGGCAGGACCAGGTGTTCCGTACGGCCGGGGCCGCGCTTGGGCACAGTCACTTGGCGGCCACTGCGGGCAGGTGCGGCTTGGTCGCGTACGCCACGAAGCTCTTGCCGATCAGCGGGTTGAGCGCCTGCTCGGCGAGCCGTGTGGCCAGCGGCTTCTTCATGATGTCCCAGACCAGCAGCTGGTGGTACGCCTTGACCGGCAGGGCCTTGTCGTTGTCGACGCCGAAGGCGCACTTGAGCCACCAGTACGGCGAGTGCAGCGCGTGTGCGTGGTGCGTGCCGTACGGCTTGAGGCCGGCTTCCTTCATCTTGCCGAGCAGCTCGTCGGCCTTGTAGATGCGGATATGGCCGCCCTCGACCTCGTGGTACGCGTCGCTCAGCGCCCAGCAGATCTTCTCGGGGCCGTAGCGCGGCACGGTGACGGCGATCCGTCCGCCGGGCCTCAGCACCCGCACCATCTCGGCGAGCACGCCCTTGTCGTCCGGGATGTGCTCCATGACCTCGGAGATGATCACGACGTCGAAGGACTCGTCGGGGAACGGCAGGTTGAGTGCGTCGCCCTCCATGGCGGTGGCGGTGGCGCCCTCCGGCGCCTCCCCGGCCTCCTTCATCGCGGCGAACCACTTCGCGACCTCGCGGATCTCCTCACCGTTCTGGTCGAGGGCCACGACCTGCGCACCGCGCCGGTAGCACTCGAACGCGTGCCGGCCTGCACCGCAGCCCAGATCGAGCACGCGGTCGCCCGCGGCGAGCGGGAAGCGGGAGAAGTCGACGGTCAGCACGTAGACCTGCTTTCGCGGTCGGAGGTTCCAGTACGCGGGTCCGCAGTGCGGTCCGGGTTCGTGGGCCTGCGGCCCACACATATGGCCGCGGAGCGGCCGGGGTACGGCGCCGCGGAGCGGGCCGATGCCTGTGGCACCGAGCGCCGGGGATGCCGGGAGCCGGTACGGGTCCGGACACACCGCACCTGGTGGAGAGGGGTCACCGGGCGGCCCCCAGCGCCGCGGAGCGGGGCGAGCACGTCGCGATCGCCTCGCGGTAGTGCTCGGCCGTACCGATCGCCGCCTGCCGCCAGGTGAACCGCGCCAGAACGCGCTCCCGGCCCGCCGCCCCCAGCCGTACGCGCAGCGCCTCGTCGCCGAGCAGCCGGCCCAGCGCCGCGGCGAGCGCACCCGCGTCGCCCGGCGGCACCGCCAGACAGGTCTCCCCGTCCGGGCCCGTCACCTCCGGGATCGCGCCGCCGGTCGTGGCGACCAGCGGCGTGCCTGTCGCCATCGCCTCCGCCGCGGGCAGCGAGAAGCCCTCGTACAGCGACGGCACACACGCGATCTGCGCGCTGCGCACCAGGTCGACCAGCTCGGCGTCGGAAATGCCCTTGACGAACTCGACGGCGTCCTGGAGGCCGTACCGCTCGATCAGCTGTGCGACGGGGCCGTCCTCCGCGCGCTTGCCGACGACGACCAGATGCGCGGCGGGATGCTCCGTACGGAGCTTCCCCAGCGCCTCGACAAGATGGACGAGGCCCTTGAGCGGGACGTCCGCGCTGGAAGTGGTGACGATCCGGCCGGGGACCTCAGCGACCGCCGGGTTCGGCGAGAAGAGGTCGGTGTCGGCCCCGATGTGGACGACATGGACGCGGCCGGCCCGCACGCCGAGGTGATCGACGATCTCCTGCTGCGAGGAGCCGGAAACGGTGAGCACCGACGGCAGCCGGCGCGCGACCCGCTTCTGCATCCGCGTGAAGCCGTACCAGCGGCGTACGGACGCGCGCCTGCGCCAGCCGTCCGCGGCGTCCAGGTCCAGCTGCCGGTCGACGGTGATCGGGTGGTGGATGGTGGTGACCAGGGGTGCGCCGAGGTCGGCGAGCAGCCCGTACCCGAGCGTCTGGTTGTCGTGGATGACGTCGAACTCACCGCGCCGAGCGGCCAGATGGCGCCGGGCGCGCAGCGAGAAGGTCAGCGGCTCCGGGAAGCCGCCGGTCCACATGGTCGCGACCTCGAGCGCGTCGATCCAGTCGCGGTACTCGCCGCGCTT
This window contains:
- a CDS encoding LLM class F420-dependent oxidoreductase — protein: MRLGLALGYWGRGPDPAHLDLAREAERLGYDSAWTAEAWGSDAFTPLTWIAAHTSRIRLGTAVAQMAARTPTATAMHALTLDHLSGGRMMLGLGLSGPQVVEGWYGRPFPKSPLTATREYVDVIRQVLRREAPVELAGRFHSHPYRGEDSTGIGKALKPITHPLRAGLPLLLGAEGPKNIAQTTRIADGWLPLYWSPMRTDVYEASLTDLPEGFLIAPMARAKVCDDVAEGLLPVKAMLGFYIGGMGHAARNFHADLMARMGFESEARHIQRLFADGRREEAVLAVPDAFADEISLVGPRERIAERLELWRKGPVTDLLVTAPDPHTLRVLAELNS
- a CDS encoding prenyltransferase/squalene oxidase repeat-containing protein; this encodes MTVPKRGPGRTEHLVLPGVLTAEEALETVAGILAVQREDGAIPWFRGHHLDPWDHTEAAMALDAAGEHEAAARAYEWLIRHQNEDGSWYAAYHDGEADRPTDRGRESNFCAYIAVGVWHHFLATGDEGFLDRMWPAVYAAIEFVLALQQPGGQIGWKREADGTAVNDALLTGSSSVHQALRCALAIAEEREEPQPDWELAAGALAHAIRRHPERFLDKSRYSMDWYYPVLGGALTGAEAKSRIEAGWDDFVVPGLGVRCVLPNPWVTGGESCELALALWVMGESDRALEILQSIQHLRAEGGMYWTGYVFEGNRAVWPEELTAWTAGSLLLAVAALGGDEATVAVFGGERLPRGLAPECC
- a CDS encoding class I SAM-dependent methyltransferase, whose amino-acid sequence is MLTVDFSRFPLAAGDRVLDLGCGAGRHAFECYRRGAQVVALDQNGEEIREVAKWFAAMKEAGEAPEGATATAMEGDALNLPFPDESFDVVIISEVMEHIPDDKGVLAEMVRVLRPGGRIAVTVPRYGPEKICWALSDAYHEVEGGHIRIYKADELLGKMKEAGLKPYGTHHAHALHSPYWWLKCAFGVDNDKALPVKAYHQLLVWDIMKKPLATRLAEQALNPLIGKSFVAYATKPHLPAVAAK
- a CDS encoding glycosyltransferase family 4 protein, with product MTAEAIEAGPRSGRSGGGDEPLRIALLTYKGNPFCGGQGVYVRHLSRELARLGHSVEVIGAQPYPVLDEGVPLTELGSLDLYRSPDPFRTPKRGEYRDWIDALEVATMWTGGFPEPLTFSLRARRHLAARRGEFDVIHDNQTLGYGLLADLGAPLVTTIHHPITVDRQLDLDAADGWRRRASVRRWYGFTRMQKRVARRLPSVLTVSGSSQQEIVDHLGVRAGRVHVVHIGADTDLFSPNPAVAEVPGRIVTTSSADVPLKGLVHLVEALGKLRTEHPAAHLVVVGKRAEDGPVAQLIERYGLQDAVEFVKGISDAELVDLVRSAQIACVPSLYEGFSLPAAEAMATGTPLVATTGGAIPEVTGPDGETCLAVPPGDAGALAAALGRLLGDEALRVRLGAAGRERVLARFTWRQAAIGTAEHYREAIATCSPRSAALGAAR